From the Helicoverpa armigera isolate CAAS_96S chromosome 27, ASM3070526v1, whole genome shotgun sequence genome, one window contains:
- the LOC110379921 gene encoding uncharacterized protein LOC110379921: MSKFSLILICVAAVFVTQPVSATSVQLPAVYPLVNILLPLLNNVYNLLLSLLSIFDTLPANISCMIPVDLGALETSLLKLYSQALAIVNFLRSLPEYAVGANPNTPPANVVNLQGLLTTLISSVTDLTDDVLTGIGGSLLPGLLKLVVMVVEALLSLLL, translated from the exons ATGTCTAAGTTTTCTTTAATCTTAATTTGTGTGGCCGCTGTATTTGTTACG CAACCAGTATCAGCCACAAGCGTCCAGCTACCAGCCGTCTACCCATTAGTCAACATCTTACTACCTCTTCTAAACAACGTATACAACCTCCTACTATCTCTCCTCTCAATCTTCGACACTCTTCCCGCTAACATCAGCTGCATGATACCTGTAGACCTTGGAGCTTTAGAAACTTCTTTACTCAAACTATATTCTCAAGCCTTAGCTATAGTGAATTTCTTACGTTCTTTGCCTGAGTACGCGGTTGGAGCGAATCCTAACACGCCGCCCGCGAATGTTGTCAACCTACAAGGATTGCTTACAACACTCATTTCGTCAGTGACAGATTTGACAGATGACGTTTTGACAGGTATCGGTGGTAGTCTGTTGCCTGGGTTGTTGAAGTTGGTTGTGATGGTTGTTGAGGCGTTGTTGAGTTTGTTGCTGTAA